Proteins from one Candidatus Fusobacterium pullicola genomic window:
- a CDS encoding 5'-methylthioadenosine/adenosylhomocysteine nucleosidase codes for MVIGIIGAMNEEIIELKSVMTSIEEERLGNLTFFKGELKGKRVVLVEGGIGKVNGAICATLMKNHFNVDKLFFTGVAGGVNPEINIGDIVVGTDLIEHDFDCSAFGYELGKIPRMEEYQFKADESLRRIAVEVATETFGKEKVWEGRIVSGDQFIASPEKIKWLKETFNAYCTEMEGAAVAHVCYIFEIPFLVIRAISDKADDDAKVDYPEFVKLAAKNSKTIIEGILERI; via the coding sequence ATGGTAATAGGTATAATCGGAGCAATGAATGAGGAGATCATAGAGTTAAAATCTGTGATGACTAGTATAGAGGAAGAGAGATTAGGAAATTTAACTTTTTTTAAAGGAGAGCTAAAAGGTAAGAGAGTTGTACTTGTAGAGGGAGGAATTGGTAAGGTAAATGGAGCTATATGTGCAACTTTAATGAAGAACCATTTCAATGTAGATAAACTATTTTTTACAGGGGTAGCTGGAGGAGTAAATCCTGAGATAAATATAGGGGATATAGTTGTAGGAACAGATTTAATAGAACATGATTTTGATTGTAGTGCATTTGGATATGAATTAGGAAAAATTCCTAGAATGGAAGAGTATCAATTCAAAGCTGATGAGAGTTTAAGAAGGATAGCTGTAGAAGTTGCTACTGAAACTTTTGGAAAAGAGAAGGTTTGGGAAGGAAGAATAGTAAGTGGAGACCAATTTATAGCTTCACCAGAGAAGATAAAATGGTTAAAAGAGACATTTAATGCTTATTGTACAGAGATGGAAGGGGCAGCAGTAGCTCATGTTTGTTATATTTTTGAGATTCCATTCCTAGTTATAAGAGCAATTTCAGATAAGGCAGATGATGATGCTAAAGTAGATTATCCAGAGTTTGTAAAATTAGCAGCTAAAAACTCAAAAACAATAATTGAGGGAATTTTAGAAAGAATATAG